One window from the genome of Saccharicrinis carchari encodes:
- a CDS encoding glycosyltransferase family protein, which produces MPNKQLFYFTFNDLPGGVYNSQVIEVVNYLNGLNPATKVRLLSIISPRGFLKNRKQIKALIPNAVVLPTLAPLKYWRVNILWLFVIRLFSGFSKIICRGPVATCLSIDAFKDSTVIYDGRGAVVAEQEEYGVYDGSGIEHKLYSIEQKAVLKSDWCIAVTEQLVQHWQDRFAYRGTQHSVIPCTVSSAKTDKSESIPSSIANFIQCMHNKTIFTFAGGNGKWQGIDLLITFLEEEVKRNDNSAALLLTPLNSELEKLQKKYPHRVHIETVSPEQVHTIISQCDYGLLLRYPTLTNRVASPVKVAEYLRAGLKVIISPNIGDYSKLIANTKTGYIWEEGMQLSLSKIMDADREQSRMIVEKYLAKESEDIAEKYMQIIRSVGH; this is translated from the coding sequence ATGCCAAATAAACAACTATTCTACTTTACCTTCAACGATCTGCCCGGCGGTGTTTACAACAGTCAGGTGATTGAGGTGGTTAACTATTTGAATGGTTTAAACCCTGCAACAAAGGTTAGGCTATTGTCCATTATATCACCCAGGGGGTTTTTAAAAAACAGAAAGCAAATAAAAGCACTCATTCCCAATGCCGTTGTCCTTCCTACTTTGGCTCCATTAAAATATTGGCGTGTAAATATTTTATGGCTATTCGTTATCCGTTTGTTTTCGGGATTTTCAAAAATAATATGTCGCGGCCCTGTAGCCACCTGTCTGTCCATTGATGCCTTTAAAGACAGTACGGTTATATACGATGGGCGTGGCGCAGTTGTGGCAGAGCAAGAGGAGTATGGTGTATATGATGGTTCAGGTATAGAGCACAAGTTATACAGCATTGAACAAAAAGCCGTATTAAAAAGCGATTGGTGCATAGCGGTAACGGAACAATTGGTGCAGCACTGGCAAGATAGGTTCGCATACCGCGGCACACAACACAGCGTTATACCTTGCACGGTATCATCGGCTAAAACGGACAAATCTGAAAGTATCCCCTCATCCATCGCCAATTTTATACAATGTATGCACAACAAAACTATATTTACTTTTGCGGGAGGCAATGGCAAATGGCAAGGCATCGATTTATTGATTACTTTTTTAGAAGAAGAGGTTAAACGAAATGATAATTCGGCAGCCTTGTTACTCACCCCCTTAAACAGCGAACTGGAAAAACTACAAAAAAAATATCCACACAGAGTGCATATAGAAACTGTATCACCGGAGCAAGTACACACCATCATCAGCCAATGCGATTATGGTTTGTTATTGCGTTACCCCACTCTTACCAACCGGGTGGCCTCTCCTGTTAAGGTAGCCGAGTATTTACGTGCCGGACTAAAAGTGATTATCTCGCCGAATATTGGCGATTACAGCAAGCTGATAGCCAACACAAAAACAGGTTACATCTGGGAAGAGGGCATGCAGCTAAGCCTATCAAAAATAATGGATGCAGATAGGGAACAATCGAGGATGATTGTAGAAAAATATTTAGCTAAGGAATCGGAAGATATTGCAGAGAAATATATGCAGATAATTAGATCGGTAGGTCATTAG